Proteins encoded together in one Shewanella oneidensis MR-1 window:
- a CDS encoding SO2930 family diheme c-type cytochrome, which translates to MKNRQTLSFILLLTTLLTACGGSDSQSSDSNQTPPPTDPTPPASLCVNTSGQVNWQALMAEDCPQLSQYGLFVDPANPTSQPQTPGFSYQLATQLFSNYANKYRFIYLPAGTSMQFQAQETFEFPIGAVLVKTFALPQDTAITGPTNETLIETRLLIKRAQGWTSLVYQWQQGQAKLITAGATVSHSLINQGQSQRFDYNIPSRAECKVCHQINQDNTSQIIPIGLKAHLLNSEIDYQGQTVNQLSLWAEQGKLSQLPDVKLVAKTYAIDNSQADLTARAKGYLDVNCAHCHSAKGFASISGLQLGFYIDHTSYQYGICKQPPGWDGGPKGLDYDIVPGNAEHSILLYRQTLSEPKDRMPPIGRNLEHQEGVELIRQWIDSLAPSLGTCV; encoded by the coding sequence ATGAAAAACCGCCAAACTCTTTCGTTTATATTGCTGCTAACGACGCTGCTCACAGCCTGCGGCGGTAGTGACAGCCAAAGCAGTGATAGTAACCAAACACCGCCGCCAACAGATCCAACCCCACCTGCCAGCCTTTGTGTTAACACATCAGGACAAGTCAATTGGCAAGCATTAATGGCTGAAGACTGCCCACAGTTAAGTCAGTACGGACTATTTGTTGATCCAGCTAACCCTACCTCACAACCTCAAACACCGGGGTTTAGTTATCAGTTAGCCACCCAGCTATTTTCTAACTACGCCAATAAATACCGTTTTATCTACTTGCCCGCGGGTACCAGCATGCAATTCCAAGCGCAGGAAACATTTGAATTTCCAATCGGTGCCGTGCTGGTCAAAACCTTTGCGCTGCCACAGGATACTGCAATCACAGGACCCACCAATGAAACGCTAATCGAAACTCGGTTATTGATAAAACGTGCTCAGGGCTGGACAAGTCTGGTTTACCAATGGCAGCAAGGTCAGGCAAAACTAATCACTGCCGGCGCAACTGTGTCCCATAGCCTTATCAACCAAGGCCAAAGCCAACGCTTTGATTACAACATTCCTAGCCGCGCCGAGTGTAAAGTTTGCCATCAGATAAACCAAGATAACACCAGCCAAATCATTCCGATTGGCCTTAAAGCCCATCTATTGAACAGCGAGATAGACTACCAAGGGCAAACCGTTAACCAACTGAGCCTTTGGGCAGAACAGGGCAAACTTTCGCAATTACCTGATGTAAAGCTAGTGGCCAAAACCTATGCTATCGACAACAGCCAAGCCGATTTAACCGCCCGCGCTAAGGGCTATTTAGATGTAAACTGCGCCCACTGCCATAGCGCTAAAGGCTTTGCCAGTATCTCTGGATTGCAGCTCGGTTTTTATATTGACCACACCAGTTATCAATATGGGATCTGCAAGCAGCCTCCAGGGTGGGATGGCGGCCCCAAGGGACTCGATTACGATATTGTCCCCGGCAATGCAGAGCATTCGATTTTACTCTATCGCCAAACGCTCTCCGAGCCTAAAGATCGCATGCCACCCATTGGTCGTAATCTTGAACATCAAGAAGGGGTTGAATTAATCAGACAATGGATAGATTCGCTCGCCCCCAGCTTAGGAACTTGTGTTTAG
- the lepB gene encoding signal peptidase I, which translates to MFKGIRILLKDYGSFLLFISLMLVFRSAVADWNTVPTGSMLPTIVEGDRILVNKMAYDVRVPFTHIALVKLADPVRGDIVVFDSKNADKRLIKRVIAVPGDTVMMRDNRLYLNGEPLAYKPQALSPYAPAGVVEMQEDLLGIMHSIRLNQLPSKLANFGPVTVPDEHYLALGDNRDNSADSRVIGFVPRDEIVGRSSSLVFSLDYDNYYLPRPERLMQDF; encoded by the coding sequence ATGTTTAAAGGAATAAGAATTTTGCTCAAGGATTACGGCTCTTTTTTGTTGTTTATCAGTTTAATGCTGGTGTTTAGGAGTGCTGTGGCTGATTGGAATACGGTGCCTACTGGTTCAATGTTACCAACCATTGTTGAAGGCGATCGTATCCTCGTTAATAAGATGGCCTACGATGTTAGAGTGCCATTTACGCATATCGCGTTAGTCAAACTGGCAGATCCTGTGCGTGGGGATATTGTCGTATTTGACTCAAAAAATGCGGATAAAAGGCTCATTAAGCGAGTCATAGCTGTCCCCGGAGATACCGTGATGATGCGAGATAATCGCTTGTATTTGAATGGTGAACCGCTTGCCTATAAGCCACAAGCATTAAGTCCTTATGCGCCAGCAGGTGTCGTTGAGATGCAAGAGGATTTACTTGGCATCATGCACAGTATTCGCCTGAATCAGCTACCCTCAAAGCTTGCCAATTTTGGACCTGTCACAGTGCCGGATGAGCATTATTTGGCCCTGGGTGATAATCGCGATAACAGTGCAGATTCTCGGGTAATAGGCTTTGTGCCCCGAGATGAAATTGTGGGCCGTTCAAGTTCGCTGGTTTTCTCACTGGATTATGATAATTATTACTTACCGCGGCCAGAACGTTTAATGCAAGATTTTTAA
- a CDS encoding SO2930 family diheme c-type cytochrome translates to MFNKTINPLTCKGLMAKQGHPPQQNHKTHRRAHWLMPTGVALLMAFNLTGCFSDDDPAPVVTPPVVQPPEPGPSFPEGAIKIPAGDNLTTRIQEALINAQSGAVIVLPKGTFNIDSTLLFDGDVDGDGSYAKNVTIMGYGMKDTVLNFSQANSGDGIFVQNALNITIQDLSVNEAKNNGIKLKNTNGIILRRVGAVWEGELDKDNGAYGLYPVECENILIEDSYVRGSADAGIYVGQSQYIVVRRNIAKENVAGIEIENSKYADVYNNEAMGNTGGILVFDLPINNHRYGSSVRIFNNKVYDNNTPNFANASANPAGVHIVPPGTGVIILSTADVEIFNNEITRHDTLGVTISSFFIAEPDMTSFVGNYGQPGQAIDDGWRPVPRNIYLHDNKITDYGTKPKGYLIQDIIRAYVISHGTLPGVLYDGLGEMLANNGTAAYLGLKEPPFATDGSDNVCASDNGDVSYGRLYANSNTDISIADVQYEKTQNALLKCTQVSLPVHTVTFAGQVFGCGVDDNTAGCDGGVLVGGGGTIGEGEGGLVGDGDQSLCKATGSNVSWDALLKANCPKLSDYNLFSDAKNPTAAANSGGVPYDLNTPLFTDYASKYRFVYLPSGQKASYSENETFDFPVGSVIVKTFALPSDTSKRGISNESLIETRLLIHRPTGWSALPYVWNADRTDATLAKAGAISSQTLTHKGQNLTFNYVVPNMNQCKQCHQFKADDKSNAVFVPIGPKARHLNRNYSYQDGTMNQLLKWENLGILQGLPNLSQVSQVPAYQDGDETTVASLSDSALMQTAKGYLDINCAHCHRPEGNASNTGLKLEYWRGYSDDAGFSHGTCKSPVAYGGGNLGFDVVPGNAAKSIMHFRMQSTSPGDRMPEIGRSLAHDEGVALISEWIKRLPAANCSQ, encoded by the coding sequence ATGTTCAACAAGACGATAAATCCACTCACGTGCAAGGGATTGATGGCTAAACAGGGCCATCCCCCACAACAAAATCACAAGACTCATCGTAGAGCACATTGGCTGATGCCAACGGGAGTAGCCCTATTGATGGCTTTCAATCTAACCGGTTGTTTTTCAGATGATGATCCCGCACCGGTTGTCACGCCACCCGTAGTACAACCACCAGAACCTGGCCCCTCCTTCCCCGAAGGCGCCATAAAAATCCCAGCGGGTGATAACCTCACGACTCGCATTCAAGAAGCCTTAATTAATGCGCAAAGTGGCGCCGTGATAGTGCTTCCTAAAGGGACCTTTAATATTGACTCGACCTTGCTGTTTGATGGTGACGTGGATGGGGATGGCAGCTATGCCAAAAACGTTACTATCATGGGTTATGGGATGAAGGACACTGTGCTTAATTTCTCTCAAGCCAACTCGGGAGATGGGATTTTCGTTCAAAACGCACTCAACATTACCATTCAAGATCTGTCGGTCAATGAAGCGAAAAACAACGGTATCAAGCTTAAAAATACTAACGGCATTATCCTGCGCCGTGTTGGCGCGGTATGGGAAGGCGAACTCGATAAAGATAATGGCGCCTACGGTCTGTACCCCGTTGAATGTGAAAACATTCTGATTGAAGACAGTTATGTTCGCGGCAGTGCCGATGCGGGGATTTATGTCGGCCAATCCCAGTATATTGTCGTACGTCGCAATATCGCCAAAGAAAACGTGGCAGGGATTGAAATCGAAAACTCTAAATATGCCGACGTTTATAACAACGAAGCGATGGGCAATACCGGTGGGATTTTAGTCTTCGACTTACCCATCAACAACCATAGATACGGCTCTAGTGTGCGGATTTTCAACAACAAAGTGTATGATAACAACACACCCAACTTCGCCAATGCTTCGGCTAACCCCGCGGGCGTGCATATCGTGCCGCCGGGCACTGGAGTTATTATTTTATCCACCGCAGATGTGGAAATCTTCAATAACGAAATTACCCGCCACGACACCCTAGGTGTAACAATCAGCAGCTTCTTTATTGCAGAACCTGATATGACCTCCTTTGTGGGCAACTACGGTCAACCAGGCCAAGCGATTGACGATGGTTGGAGACCTGTACCGCGTAATATTTATTTACACGACAACAAAATTACCGACTATGGCACTAAGCCAAAAGGTTATTTAATTCAAGATATTATTCGCGCCTATGTGATAAGCCACGGTACCTTGCCCGGCGTGCTCTATGACGGTCTAGGCGAAATGCTCGCCAATAATGGCACCGCTGCCTATCTTGGCTTAAAAGAACCCCCCTTTGCCACTGACGGTAGCGATAACGTTTGTGCTAGCGATAACGGGGATGTGTCCTACGGTAGACTCTATGCCAACAGCAACACGGATATCAGCATCGCCGATGTGCAATATGAAAAGACCCAAAATGCCCTACTGAAATGTACTCAAGTCAGTCTACCAGTGCATACCGTCACCTTTGCAGGCCAAGTATTTGGCTGTGGAGTTGACGATAATACTGCAGGTTGTGATGGCGGCGTATTGGTCGGTGGCGGAGGCACAATCGGTGAAGGCGAAGGCGGTCTAGTGGGCGATGGTGACCAAAGTCTGTGCAAAGCCACTGGCTCAAATGTCAGCTGGGATGCACTATTGAAAGCAAACTGCCCGAAACTGTCGGATTACAATCTGTTTAGCGATGCTAAAAATCCAACCGCTGCCGCTAATTCAGGTGGTGTCCCTTATGATCTCAACACGCCGTTATTTACCGACTACGCCAGTAAATATCGCTTTGTGTATTTGCCTTCTGGACAAAAAGCCAGTTACTCAGAAAATGAGACTTTCGACTTCCCTGTGGGAAGCGTCATTGTAAAAACCTTTGCCCTACCCAGTGACACCAGTAAGCGCGGTATTAGCAACGAGAGTTTGATAGAAACGCGTCTGCTGATCCATCGTCCAACGGGATGGAGTGCCCTGCCCTATGTGTGGAATGCCGATAGAACCGATGCTACCTTGGCAAAAGCTGGAGCCATTAGCAGCCAAACGCTGACACATAAAGGTCAAAATCTCACCTTCAACTACGTGGTTCCCAACATGAACCAATGTAAACAGTGTCACCAGTTTAAAGCCGATGACAAAAGCAATGCCGTGTTCGTGCCAATTGGTCCCAAAGCACGCCACTTGAACCGCAATTACAGCTACCAAGATGGCACGATGAACCAACTGTTAAAATGGGAAAATCTTGGTATTTTGCAAGGATTACCAAACCTTAGCCAAGTGTCACAAGTACCGGCGTACCAAGATGGGGATGAAACGACAGTCGCGAGTTTAAGTGACTCAGCCTTAATGCAAACAGCAAAGGGTTACTTAGATATCAACTGTGCCCACTGCCATAGACCCGAGGGCAATGCCTCTAATACTGGCTTAAAACTCGAATACTGGCGTGGTTATAGCGATGATGCGGGTTTCTCCCACGGCACCTGTAAATCACCCGTTGCCTACGGTGGTGGAAACCTCGGTTTTGATGTGGTCCCCGGCAATGCCGCAAAGTCCATCATGCACTTTAGAATGCAAAGCACGTCCCCAGGCGATCGTATGCCTGAGATTGGCCGTAGCTTAGCCCATGATGAAGGTGTAGCACTGATCAGCGAATGGATTAAACGTCTACCCGCGGCAAACTGCTCACAATAG
- a CDS encoding ABC transporter permease, whose product MELNLAWRLFKRELQQGQLLLIILAITLAVLSVSGLARVSERLQVAINGQATQFIAADRIIDSPVQIDSTILAKADELGLKHVTNMQFNSMVYAGDQFQLVTVRAVESGYPLKGDIELKADNGQDVKAQGLPQADEIWFESRLGGLLGSPKTLELGNSEFSLSQEISRLPDAGFNPFASSPVVLMRIEDVAKTGVIQPGSRVTYLYQFAGDETALTAFENSVKPLLNNTQRWVDVQSGDSPIAGAVKRAERFLLLASLLGIALACAAIGIAAQRYCQRHYDVVAMLKTFGASSSQIRRLFGIHLLLVTLFGIGLGLIGGALLDLGINQLLPPEIAAYSPPLTRPILLGISTGLISAFMFSAYPLMRLLAIPPLRVLQRQLEGLQLGMWLHLLLSLGAMALLGYLYSQSWTLTLTVVAAVLLLGVLLSLLGFVMIRLGHSVGMKTTNPLQLALAGLRRRARQNAVQLVGFSAALVLLLTILALRQDLLNEWQKQLPENAPNYFLVNIAPDDAKPLNDFMAQKGIAATDIYPVIRGRLTQINGETLISNEQAEAGEKGRVGISRELNLTWRNALPANNELLEGQFNQAADEVSVESGVAERLGVKLGDKLTYVIDNQELTVKVASIRAVHWETLQPNFFMIFTQEALAPFAYTSMASFYLDEKGPNNTASGEGAPKNTVILELIQQFPTVSIIDVGAMVGQLRQIIEQVSLSLTLVLVLVLLASALVLIAQTEAGMATRQRELAVLRTFGASGWLLRSATGFEFALLGGIAGVLAVIVAEFALYLLKTQVFELNVYMHWPWWAIAPVSGALLVALLGVWRCRQLLNQSCAELLKAGS is encoded by the coding sequence ATGGAGCTTAATTTGGCATGGCGCCTGTTTAAGCGAGAGCTGCAACAGGGGCAATTGTTATTAATTATCCTCGCTATTACCTTGGCGGTGCTCTCGGTGAGTGGCCTTGCGCGGGTGAGTGAGCGATTGCAAGTCGCTATCAATGGGCAGGCGACGCAATTTATTGCTGCGGATCGTATTATCGACTCACCCGTGCAAATTGATAGCACTATTCTGGCCAAGGCCGATGAGCTTGGCCTTAAGCATGTCACCAATATGCAATTTAACTCCATGGTGTATGCGGGCGATCAATTTCAGTTAGTCACAGTGCGTGCGGTTGAGTCTGGTTATCCACTTAAGGGAGACATCGAACTTAAAGCGGACAATGGCCAAGATGTAAAAGCCCAAGGCTTGCCCCAGGCCGATGAAATTTGGTTTGAAAGCCGCTTAGGTGGGCTCTTGGGATCCCCCAAAACGCTCGAGCTAGGCAACAGCGAGTTTAGCTTAAGCCAAGAAATCAGCCGCTTACCCGATGCGGGATTTAATCCCTTTGCGTCTTCACCCGTGGTATTAATGCGGATAGAAGATGTTGCCAAGACTGGGGTTATCCAGCCTGGTAGCCGAGTGACTTATCTGTATCAATTTGCCGGTGATGAAACTGCGCTAACTGCCTTTGAAAACAGTGTTAAACCGCTGTTGAATAATACCCAGCGTTGGGTCGATGTACAGTCAGGCGACTCGCCGATTGCTGGTGCGGTAAAGCGGGCGGAGCGATTTTTACTGCTTGCCAGCTTGCTCGGTATTGCCCTTGCTTGCGCTGCCATAGGGATTGCCGCCCAGCGTTATTGTCAGCGTCATTATGATGTGGTGGCGATGCTAAAAACCTTTGGCGCTTCATCGTCACAAATTCGGCGTTTATTCGGGATACATTTATTGCTGGTGACCTTGTTTGGTATTGGACTTGGCTTGATAGGGGGCGCACTGCTCGATTTAGGCATTAATCAGTTGTTACCCCCTGAAATCGCGGCTTATTCGCCACCATTGACGCGTCCGATACTCCTTGGCATCAGCACTGGGCTTATCAGTGCCTTTATGTTTTCCGCTTATCCTTTGATGCGACTGCTCGCCATTCCACCGCTGCGGGTATTGCAACGACAACTCGAAGGGTTACAACTGGGCATGTGGCTGCATTTACTCTTAAGCTTGGGGGCGATGGCGCTCTTGGGATACCTGTATTCCCAAAGTTGGACGCTGACCTTAACCGTTGTGGCGGCGGTATTGTTACTTGGCGTGCTGCTGAGCCTTTTGGGCTTTGTGATGATCCGCCTCGGCCACAGTGTTGGCATGAAAACCACCAATCCCTTGCAACTTGCGCTGGCGGGCTTACGGCGCCGAGCTAGGCAAAATGCGGTGCAATTGGTGGGTTTTAGTGCGGCGCTGGTATTGCTACTGACAATTTTGGCCCTTAGGCAGGATTTACTGAATGAGTGGCAAAAGCAGCTGCCCGAGAATGCCCCTAACTACTTTTTAGTGAATATTGCTCCCGACGATGCTAAGCCATTAAACGACTTTATGGCGCAAAAGGGCATAGCCGCAACAGATATCTACCCCGTTATTCGCGGCCGGCTTACGCAAATTAATGGCGAAACCTTGATCTCCAACGAGCAGGCGGAGGCGGGGGAAAAAGGCCGAGTGGGGATTTCTCGCGAGCTCAATCTCACCTGGCGTAATGCCTTGCCAGCCAATAACGAGTTACTCGAAGGGCAATTTAATCAAGCTGCCGATGAGGTGTCGGTGGAATCGGGTGTCGCCGAGCGTTTAGGAGTTAAATTGGGTGATAAACTGACCTATGTGATTGATAACCAAGAGCTCACGGTTAAGGTCGCCAGTATTCGCGCCGTACACTGGGAAACATTACAACCAAACTTTTTTATGATTTTTACTCAAGAAGCGTTAGCACCGTTTGCCTATACCTCCATGGCAAGTTTCTATTTGGATGAAAAAGGACCTAACAATACGGCGAGCGGCGAGGGTGCACCGAAAAATACGGTGATCCTCGAGTTGATCCAGCAATTTCCAACGGTATCGATTATCGATGTGGGCGCCATGGTGGGACAACTTCGGCAAATTATCGAGCAGGTTTCCCTGTCCTTGACCTTAGTCTTAGTGCTTGTATTGCTGGCAAGTGCATTGGTGCTTATCGCTCAAACTGAAGCGGGGATGGCAACGCGCCAGCGCGAGCTCGCAGTGCTGCGTACCTTTGGTGCTTCTGGTTGGTTATTACGCAGTGCAACTGGGTTTGAGTTTGCTTTGCTTGGCGGGATTGCAGGGGTATTGGCGGTGATCGTTGCCGAATTTGCCTTGTATCTGTTAAAGACCCAAGTATTTGAACTCAATGTGTATATGCACTGGCCTTGGTGGGCCATTGCACCTGTGTCGGGCGCACTGTTAGTCGCATTACTTGGGGTATGGCGCTGCCGCCAATTACTCAATCAATCCTGTGCTGAATTGTTAAAGGCAGGGAGTTAG
- a CDS encoding DUF3083 family protein: MSLSHQQKVYIPKEARTNQYITAEIKVTDELLNQYPDYHSCYQTLSRIIFNLAEQHDLRNVHVITNDKLPVVRYHTEAYCFQTAEQILFFYNPAYHEAQNLFTADNYRARKLRIVFLATGDEIRSNSANFHTRVQEFLNELMPKLPIKDLKVKIRDHQHLSYDLFAKSKGNKETYGYKLRAIAPRYKARKCELPENVSSLTYVTVSLPLSRKLKQGLLPESATDFSPLYQHLEDNFLKAAANKQLTRLAMIANGLTPLVRNSKFEKLDSKAEVQMIGFDPNATEQQVIRRWDADNLVEAAHFTIVAGAKDCDDAGYGRFMNNVEAALKSFAAEIGLDPEREDLVTRFHQHISYQL; the protein is encoded by the coding sequence ATGTCCCTTAGCCATCAGCAAAAAGTGTACATACCCAAGGAAGCTCGTACCAATCAGTACATCACCGCCGAAATCAAAGTCACGGATGAATTACTGAACCAATACCCCGATTACCATAGCTGTTATCAGACTTTAAGCCGGATTATTTTTAACTTGGCAGAACAACACGATCTGCGTAATGTTCATGTAATTACTAACGATAAACTGCCAGTCGTGCGTTACCATACAGAGGCCTATTGTTTCCAAACAGCTGAACAGATTCTATTTTTCTACAATCCCGCCTATCACGAGGCACAAAATCTGTTCACTGCGGACAACTACCGCGCCCGTAAACTACGTATCGTATTTTTGGCCACAGGCGATGAAATCCGCAGTAACTCAGCCAATTTCCACACACGAGTGCAAGAATTCTTAAACGAGTTAATGCCGAAGCTGCCGATTAAAGATCTTAAAGTGAAGATCCGTGACCACCAGCATTTATCCTATGATTTATTTGCAAAATCAAAAGGAAACAAAGAAACCTACGGCTATAAACTCAGAGCCATCGCCCCACGATACAAGGCCAGAAAATGTGAGCTGCCCGAAAACGTCAGTTCACTGACCTATGTTACCGTCAGTCTGCCGCTGAGTCGCAAACTCAAACAAGGTTTACTACCTGAGTCGGCAACTGACTTTAGCCCCTTATATCAACACCTGGAGGATAACTTCCTGAAAGCGGCAGCCAATAAGCAATTGACGCGGTTGGCTATGATTGCCAATGGATTAACCCCCTTAGTGCGTAACAGCAAGTTTGAAAAACTCGACAGCAAAGCCGAAGTTCAAATGATCGGTTTTGACCCCAATGCAACCGAGCAGCAAGTGATCCGCCGCTGGGATGCCGATAATTTAGTCGAAGCCGCTCACTTTACTATCGTCGCTGGCGCGAAGGATTGCGATGATGCAGGTTATGGCCGCTTTATGAATAATGTTGAAGCCGCACTGAAAAGTTTTGCCGCCGAGATTGGGCTTGATCCCGAGCGCGAAGATCTGGTCACACGCTTCCACCAGCATATCAGCTACCAACTCTAA
- a CDS encoding ABC transporter ATP-binding protein, with product MSNVVSKNSAINVVNLEKSVTTQEGSLTILKGINLDVKQGESVAILGPSGSGKSTLLGLLAALDTPTAGEIWLDGEALSPLNEEQKAALRKQKVSFIFQSFMLVDTLTALENVMLPAELAGVKNAKEKAEAMLGRVGLSHRLTHLPKQLSGGEQQRVAIARAFICEPKVLFADEPTGNLDSVNGHKIADMLFELNQENHTTLILVTHDLQLAKRCQRQLVMDNGHLQENEHPNALQSNSACESNSITASAKEA from the coding sequence ATGTCTAACGTCGTTTCAAAAAATAGTGCCATCAATGTTGTTAACCTCGAAAAATCGGTGACTACTCAGGAAGGTTCGCTCACTATCCTCAAGGGCATTAACTTAGATGTCAAGCAGGGGGAAAGTGTGGCGATATTAGGGCCATCCGGCTCGGGTAAATCGACGTTACTTGGCTTACTCGCCGCGCTCGACACCCCAACAGCGGGGGAGATTTGGCTCGATGGCGAGGCCCTATCACCGCTCAATGAAGAACAAAAAGCGGCGCTGCGTAAGCAGAAAGTGAGCTTTATTTTTCAATCCTTTATGTTGGTCGACACTTTAACAGCCCTTGAGAATGTGATGCTGCCAGCCGAACTTGCTGGGGTTAAAAATGCTAAGGAAAAGGCCGAGGCTATGCTTGGGCGGGTTGGTTTATCCCACCGTTTGACCCATTTACCCAAGCAGTTGTCCGGTGGCGAGCAGCAAAGGGTCGCGATTGCTCGCGCTTTTATCTGTGAACCCAAAGTGCTGTTTGCCGATGAACCCACGGGCAATTTGGACAGTGTTAATGGCCATAAAATTGCCGATATGTTGTTTGAACTTAACCAAGAGAACCACACAACGCTTATCCTCGTGACCCATGATTTACAACTGGCGAAACGCTGCCAACGGCAACTCGTTATGGATAACGGCCACTTACAGGAGAACGAGCACCCGAATGCGTTGCAATCCAACAGTGCCTGTGAAAGTAACAGCATAACTGCCAGCGCCAAGGAGGCTTAA
- the gltS gene encoding sodium/glutamate symporter, which yields MHTTYTIGELESFLIAIFVLFIGHSINRHVRVFKQYNIPEPIVGGLVVAAVIAFLHFQDITLAFSLPMQNTLMLMFFSTIGLSANYKLLLSGGKKVFIFLGVASVYIIIQNAVGVSLASLLGLDPILGLIAGSITLSGGHGTGVAWSQTFAENYGINTLEFAMAAATFGLVMGGIIGGPVAQRLISKHNLVSSYGVGRKHHATHPQLVTYDQLEEDQVTAKTIIETLFVLLFCVAGAKWFTVLVSEYGLNWLKMPDFVYALFLGVVIANITEVTRGYKPHTESIDVIGTVALSLFLSMALMNLKLWEILDLAIPLLIILVVQTAVLAVFAYFVTFKVMGSNYDAAVITGGHCGFGMGATPTAVMNMGALVSRTGPSPQAFMVVPIVGAFFIDIVNLIVLQGYLSFIM from the coding sequence ATGCACACCACTTACACAATTGGCGAACTCGAGTCGTTCTTAATTGCTATCTTCGTGCTGTTTATTGGCCATTCCATTAATCGCCATGTGCGTGTTTTTAAACAATACAATATTCCAGAGCCTATTGTTGGTGGGCTTGTCGTCGCTGCTGTCATAGCATTTTTGCATTTCCAAGACATCACCCTCGCCTTTAGCTTGCCCATGCAAAATACTTTAATGTTGATGTTTTTCAGCACAATAGGTTTATCGGCGAACTATAAGCTACTACTGAGTGGCGGTAAGAAAGTGTTTATTTTTCTTGGCGTGGCTTCGGTTTATATCATTATTCAAAATGCGGTCGGCGTGAGTCTCGCGAGCCTGTTAGGGTTAGATCCTATTCTTGGCCTTATTGCAGGTTCCATTACCCTTTCAGGCGGGCATGGTACTGGCGTCGCTTGGTCGCAAACCTTTGCCGAAAATTATGGCATTAACACCTTAGAATTCGCGATGGCGGCGGCAACCTTTGGACTCGTTATGGGCGGGATCATCGGCGGCCCCGTCGCACAGCGATTAATTAGCAAGCACAATCTTGTTTCAAGCTATGGTGTTGGTCGAAAGCACCACGCCACTCATCCGCAATTGGTCACCTATGATCAGCTCGAAGAAGACCAAGTTACCGCCAAAACGATTATTGAAACCCTGTTTGTACTGCTGTTTTGTGTCGCGGGAGCGAAATGGTTTACTGTGCTGGTCAGCGAATACGGGCTTAATTGGCTCAAAATGCCGGATTTTGTCTATGCGTTATTTCTCGGCGTAGTGATAGCAAACATCACTGAAGTCACTCGCGGTTACAAACCCCATACTGAGAGTATCGATGTGATAGGCACGGTGGCACTGTCATTATTCCTCTCTATGGCCTTGATGAACCTTAAGTTGTGGGAGATTTTAGATCTCGCCATTCCGTTACTTATCATCCTAGTCGTACAAACCGCTGTGCTCGCCGTGTTTGCCTACTTTGTGACCTTTAAAGTAATGGGTAGCAACTATGATGCGGCGGTGATCACAGGAGGCCACTGCGGCTTTGGTATGGGTGCGACCCCCACGGCAGTAATGAATATGGGTGCACTCGTGTCGCGCACCGGCCCATCGCCCCAAGCCTTTATGGTGGTGCCAATTGTGGGCGCGTTCTTTATCGATATCGTCAATTTAATCGTCCTGCAGGGCTACCTCAGCTTTATCATGTAG
- a CDS encoding arylesterase, translated as MAKALVICILLSLCVTTPVQAAKVLILGDSLGASYGMSEQLGWVALLQKNLPEHDFTNGSVSGETTAGGLRRLPALLDSVAPDLVVVELGGNDGLRGFPPTQLKNNLTQIITLAKNSGAKVLLTEIMVPPNYGPRYTQKFTEVYQEIAKDEDIPLIPFFMQEIAPYPELMQRDGIHPNEKAQDKIANWMQPWIEKALTQ; from the coding sequence ATGGCGAAAGCCTTGGTGATCTGCATCCTGTTAAGTCTGTGTGTTACCACGCCAGTTCAGGCGGCGAAAGTGTTGATCCTCGGCGATAGCTTAGGTGCAAGCTACGGCATGTCGGAACAACTAGGCTGGGTGGCGCTGCTGCAAAAAAACTTACCCGAGCATGACTTTACCAATGGTTCGGTGAGCGGTGAAACCACAGCGGGCGGTTTGCGTCGCTTGCCTGCCCTGCTTGATTCCGTTGCACCCGATTTAGTGGTAGTCGAACTCGGCGGTAACGATGGTTTACGTGGATTCCCCCCGACGCAACTTAAAAATAACCTAACCCAAATCATTACCCTAGCCAAAAATAGCGGTGCCAAAGTGCTACTGACCGAAATCATGGTACCGCCTAACTATGGCCCTCGCTACACCCAAAAGTTCACCGAAGTGTATCAAGAGATTGCCAAGGATGAGGATATCCCGCTGATCCCCTTCTTTATGCAGGAGATCGCTCCCTACCCTGAACTGATGCAAAGAGATGGCATTCATCCCAATGAAAAGGCCCAAGATAAAATTGCCAATTGGATGCAACCTTGGATTGAAAAAGCGTTAACGCAATAA